ATGTCGAGAAACACGAGCTCCGGCGCATGCTCCCGAATGAACGCCAGCGCCTCCTGCCCGTTCCCGCACTCCCCAATCACCTCAAGATCGTCATGCGCCTTCAGGCGCAACGCCACGCCCTGTCGCGCCAGCGGTTCATCGTCGACGATGAGGACACTATGCTTCATAAACCACTACAGACAGCTTATCGTCACTCTGCGCATGCAGCGGCAAGCTGAACGAGACCTCATAGTTGCCGCGCACATTTGTTGCCGTATGCATCGCGCTCTCATCGCCGTAGAGCTGCAGCAAACGCTCGCGCACATTCTGTAAACCCACGCCGCCCGTGCGCGTCACGCCATCAAGCAACACACTCGCGGACTCCTCCGGCGGCTCGTTTTCAATCAGCACCGACAACCGCTCGCCCTCGCGCTGCGTCTTCACCAGAATGAATCCGCCGTTCGGCCGACGCGCGATGCCATGACGCACAGCGTTTTCTACTAACGGCTGCAGGATCAATCGCGGCACCAGCACCTCTGCCAACGTCGTGTCGACATCCCAGCGCACGCAAAGCCTATCGCCAAAGCGCACCGCTTCAATCGCGAGATATTCCTCCGTCACGGCAAGCTCATCGGAGAGCGGAATCTGATCAATCTCCGGCGCGTCGAGCGTGCTGCGCAGCAGGCTTGCCAGCTTGCCAATCATCTCCGTCGCTGCATGGGGCTGGTCATTCAGCACCAGCGTAGAAATCGCATTCATCGTGTTGAAGAGGAAGTGCGGCTGCAACTGATAACGCAACGCGCGCAACTGCGCTTCCTTCGCCAGCAGCTCAGTCGCCACAAGCTGGCGATGCTTCTCCTCCAGCGCAAGGTAGTGCTTGATGCCGAAGTAAAACGCCGTCCAGGCCATCAGCGCAAACCATCCACTCGGCGTCGCCGTCAGTACGTCGAGAAAGTGCGTGGGCGGACGCTTGCTGCTCACAAAGGTCGCGGTGATGAATGAGCTCGCCGCGCACAACGTGCCCAGCGGCATGGCCACGATCATGCACACCATGCCCGACGTCACCAGTCGCACCTTGTTCTTCCAGAGCCAGTGGCAGAGCCAGTACATCGGAAAGCTGCAGATCAGGCTACTCAACAGAAACGATCCGCGATACGCCACGTAATCGGTGCGTCTCCACCACGGCAGCGAGAACAAGACGTTGATGCCGATGTACGTTCCCCAGCCCATCAATTGCAGGGGCCAGAAGCGCAGGAAGCGAAGATGGGGATTACGTTTCGTCAAGGTTCTTTATTGTAGGCACACATCCCACCCACTCGGCGCATCGGTTCGGCGCACTGGACGAACGGCTCGGCGCATTCCGCACCGACGAATCTTTACAGCGCTGTTTCGAGATGTACGCTCTGTTTCAAGCAACACAACTCAGCACAAAAACCTGGTCGCACCCGCAGCTTCCGATGGAATCGCTCGCGCTCGGGTGAATTCTCCGCAGGAGGACCTGCGACCAGATCGAACAGCTCTTGCAAGCCACTCTTGCTGCATATTGCTGTGCCTTGTCTCACCCAAAAAGCTTCTAGAAACAGGAGTCCTGTGATGGTCCGAAACAGACTGTACCGTAGCCTGAAAGCGGGAATCGCATTGGCGCTTGGCAGCCTTTGCCCTGCCGCGCTCGTCGCGCAATCCGCAGCCCCCGTCCGCCTTGTCACCGCAGCGGTGAACAACAGCGACCGCATCGCGCTTGCTGGCAGCCTGCGCAAAGATCTTGCGCACGCCACCGACCTTGGCACGGCGAGCACCTCGCTCACCGCGCGCAATGCGATGATCGTGCTCGAGCGCAGCGCCGCCCAGGAAGCCGACCTCGAGCAGTACCTCGGCGACGTGCAGAACGCCTCCTCGCCCAGCTTCCACAAGTGGCTCACGCCCGCCGAGTACGGCGCACGCTTCGGCGCCTCCAGCGATGACATCGCCGCCATCACCGGCTGGCTGCAGTCGCAGGGTCTCACCGTCGTGAAGACCTCGCCCGCCGCCAACGTCATCGTCTTCTCCGGCTCCGTCGGCCAGCTGCAGAACGCCTTCGCGACCACCATCCACCAGGTCTCCTTGAACGGCGAAAAGCACTTGACCGCGCTGACTGAGCCGAAGCTTCCACGCGCGCTCGCACCCGCCGTCAAGGGCGTCCTCGGTCTCGACGACTTCCGCCCGCACCCTTATGTGCAGAAGGCTCCGACTGCGACCTACAACGCGACGACCAAGCGCATCGAGCCTGACTTCACGCTTTTCAGCTCCGCGGGCACACCCTACCTCTACCTCGACCCGGCGGACGCGGCCACGGTCTACAACACGCCGAACGCGAACCTGAACCCGAACTACACGGGTACCACCTACGACGGCACCGGCATCACCGTCGGCGTTGTCGGCGACTCGAACTTCGCCACAGGTCCCGTCTCCAACTATCGTCAGGCCTTCCTTGGCGAAACCACCTCGACGCTGAACATGCCGACCGTCGTCATCGACGGCGTCGACCCCGGCATCAACGGCGACGAGATTGAGACCTTCCTCGATCTCGAAGTGCTCGGCGGCATCGCGCCCAAGGCGAAGATCAACTACTACGCTAGCGCCGACAGCGACATCTCCAATGGCCTGTTCAACGCCATCCAGCGTGCGGTGAACGACAACGCCGTCAGCATCCTCAGCGTCAGCTTCGGTGCCTGCGAAGCCGGCCTCGGCACCGCGACCAACGGCTTCATCGCCGAGACCTACAAGCAGGCCGCCGCACAGGGCATCACCGTGCTCGTCTCCTCCGGCGACGCCGGTGCAGCCACCTGCGACAGCTCCGCCGCTACCACCGCGACGCACGGCCTCGCTGTGAACGGCCTCTCCTCCACGCCCTACAACATCTCTGTCGGCGGCACCGACTTCTACGGCTTGCTCTCCGGCTTCACCACCTACGTCGACACCACCACCAGCGGCTCGGCTCCCTACTACCGCACCGCGAAGAGCTACATTCCCGAGCGCCCGTGGAATGACTCCACCAGCAGCAACGGCGCGCTCGCCAACAACGTTGCGTACTCCGCCTCTCCGAACATCATCGGCGGCGGCGGCGGCAAGAGCATCATCTACTCCAAGCCTGCGTTCCAGAGCGCGCTGACACCGGCCGATGGCGCACGCGATCTTCCTGACGTCAGCTTCCTTGCGGGCAACGGCTTCGACGGCGCAGTCTGGGTGATTTGCGAAACCAGCAGCATCTACGGCGATAACTGCGCCACTTCGAACGGCCAGATCGCCTCCAGCGCACGCTTCTCCGGCGCCGGCGGCACCTCGGCCTCCACGCCTGCCTTTGCGGGCATGCTCGCGCTCGTCGAGCAGAGCATTGGCGCACGCCTCGGCGCGGCCAACAACGTCATCTACAAGCTGGCCTCCACCAAATACAGCACCGTCTTCCACGACATCACCGCTGGCAACAACTCGGTCGTCTGCACCGCGAACACGACCAACTGCGGCAGCAACGGGTTCCTTACCGGCTACGACGCCACCACCGGTTATGACCTCGCCACCGGCCTTGGCAGCGTGAACGCTGCGGCCCTGCTGCAGAACTGGAGCTCCGGCACCGGTACGGCATCCACGACGGCCTTCACCATCAACGGCTCCACCGCAGCGGTCAGCGTTACACACGGCACCAGCCTCACCTTCGGCGTCAACGTGAATCCGACCACCGCCACCGGCGACGTCGGCATCGTCAACACCGCAACGGCAAGCTCCTCCAGCAGCTCCACGCTGAACGGCACGCCCTACACCCTGACGCTCGCCAACGGCGCAGCTACCGGCAGCTACAACGGTCTGCCCGGCGGACAGTACACCGTCTACGCCAACTATGGCGGCGACTCCAGCACTGC
Above is a genomic segment from Granulicella cerasi containing:
- a CDS encoding sensor histidine kinase, encoding MTKRNPHLRFLRFWPLQLMGWGTYIGINVLFSLPWWRRTDYVAYRGSFLLSSLICSFPMYWLCHWLWKNKVRLVTSGMVCMIVAMPLGTLCAASSFITATFVSSKRPPTHFLDVLTATPSGWFALMAWTAFYFGIKHYLALEEKHRQLVATELLAKEAQLRALRYQLQPHFLFNTMNAISTLVLNDQPHAATEMIGKLASLLRSTLDAPEIDQIPLSDELAVTEEYLAIEAVRFGDRLCVRWDVDTTLAEVLVPRLILQPLVENAVRHGIARRPNGGFILVKTQREGERLSVLIENEPPEESASVLLDGVTRTGGVGLQNVRERLLQLYGDESAMHTATNVRGNYEVSFSLPLHAQSDDKLSVVVYEA
- a CDS encoding protease pro-enzyme activation domain-containing protein → MVRNRLYRSLKAGIALALGSLCPAALVAQSAAPVRLVTAAVNNSDRIALAGSLRKDLAHATDLGTASTSLTARNAMIVLERSAAQEADLEQYLGDVQNASSPSFHKWLTPAEYGARFGASSDDIAAITGWLQSQGLTVVKTSPAANVIVFSGSVGQLQNAFATTIHQVSLNGEKHLTALTEPKLPRALAPAVKGVLGLDDFRPHPYVQKAPTATYNATTKRIEPDFTLFSSAGTPYLYLDPADAATVYNTPNANLNPNYTGTTYDGTGITVGVVGDSNFATGPVSNYRQAFLGETTSTLNMPTVVIDGVDPGINGDEIETFLDLEVLGGIAPKAKINYYASADSDISNGLFNAIQRAVNDNAVSILSVSFGACEAGLGTATNGFIAETYKQAAAQGITVLVSSGDAGAATCDSSAATTATHGLAVNGLSSTPYNISVGGTDFYGLLSGFTTYVDTTTSGSAPYYRTAKSYIPERPWNDSTSSNGALANNVAYSASPNIIGGGGGKSIIYSKPAFQSALTPADGARDLPDVSFLAGNGFDGAVWVICETSSIYGDNCATSNGQIASSARFSGAGGTSASTPAFAGMLALVEQSIGARLGAANNVIYKLASTKYSTVFHDITAGNNSVVCTANTTNCGSNGFLTGYDATTGYDLATGLGSVNAAALLQNWSSGTGTASTTAFTINGSTAAVSVTHGTSLTFGVNVNPTTATGDVGIVNTATASSSSSSTLNGTPYTLTLANGAATGSYNGLPGGQYTVYANYGGDSSTASSKSSAISVNIAAENSSTLLWANAYTPLQATISNLNAIPYGSYVFLETSVYGTAEGYTNSLGYATGTVTYLDGGKSIGTAAMTSGNFASFPSSTSTAYSFTPGTHTVTATYPGDASYKANTSNTLNFTVVKGNTTAVLYANSATVTSTTTDNIEIDVETSSLATAPTGTITLTANGTTLGTSSTFSTGNLRADNTVVSYVIIPVAGSSLVSGSNTLTATYSGDSNYNGSTGTVTITDSFASFTMASGAIAINAGATIGNTATVSVTPTGNFAGLVNLKCAVTTAPANAVSPVTCSIPTNVNVTGTGIATTTVTAVSTSTTTGGAYAITITGTDAASGKIVQTAVSNVTVTAAPGITLANSAAITLTAGATTGNTSTLTMSPTNGFTGIVNLSCAVTSTPSGASASYPITCGVAPTSVTISGITAQTATLSINSTARKTASLSAPRDLLREFGGTALAFGLFFLIPSRRRRQLRALAVLVAIVSLGSLIGCGGSANGTSTGTTGTTTGTVAGTYVVTVTASPAGGTAQTTAVTVTVN